Sequence from the uncultured Draconibacterium sp. genome:
GGAAGATATCGCCTGTGTTATTGTTGATCCTGTTCCTCACCGCGTAGGTTTGGTTCCCGGTAACAATGATTTTATAGAAGCGCTTTATGCCTGGACAAGGAAAAACGAGGCTTTACTGGTTTTTGATGAGGTGGTAACGTTTCGTGTAAATTATGGCGGGGCTCAGGAGAATTATTCGGTGAAACCCGATCTTACTTCGCTTGGGAAGATAATCGGTGGCGGATTTCCTGTTGGTGCGGTGGCCGGAAGAGCCGATGTGATGCAGGTTTTTGATCCGCATGAAAAGAATCTTTTGTTGCCTTATTCCGGAACATTCTCGGCAAATCCCATAACCATGACTGCCGGTTACCAGGCGATGAAATACTATGATGAAGAAGCGGTGAGGCAGCTAAATCTACTTGCAGATGTAGCAGTTAAACAGATTCGCGAAGTGATAAAACTCGCCGATGTGCCGGTTGCTGTAACCGGTGCCGGTTCGATGTTTCGGATGCATCTTCGTCCTTATCCACCTACAACATACCGCGAGGCTTACCTGGATAAAGAGGGTAAAAAGCTGATTAATGAATTGCTGGATTACATGTATTACAAAGAAAATACGCTAATGATCAACACTTTCTCGTGTATGCTTTCAACGGTAATGACACGTAAGGAAATCGATCAGTTAACAGAAGGGTTATTCAGGGCTTTTAAAGCTTTTAAACCAAAAATTGAAAAACTAAACAATGATTAACGATTTGAGATTAACGAATAATGATTTGAGAATAGCAAGGTGCAGATTGATGAATTGCCAACCGTCATTTTGTTTTTTGCCTATTTCATCTCACTACTCAAAGTCTCGATACTAAAATCTAAAATATGAATGAAGTGTTTATTTGCGATGCAATACGCACGCCGGTTGGAAAATACGGAGGTTCGCTGTCCGCGATCAGAGCAGATGATCTGGCGGCAATTCCCATAAAAACTTTGCTGGAACGTAACAATCAGATCGATCCGACAGCTTTTGATGATGTAATAATGGGCTGTGCTAATCAGGCAGGAGAAGACAATCGAAACGTTGCAAGAATGGCCCTGCTTTTAGCCGGCATGCCGGAGTCGGTTCCGGGAGTAACAGTAAACCGTTTGTGTTCTTCAGGAATGGAAGCCATTGGAATGGCTGCGCGGGCTATAAAAGCCGGTGAGGCAGAGCTGATGATTGCCGGCGGCGCCGAAAATATGTCGCGGTCGCCATTGGTAATGCCAAAAGCTACGCAGGCTTTTTCCCGAGATGCAGAAATATATGACTCCACCATCGGCTGGCGTTTTGTAAACAACAAGTTTCAGGAAAAATATGGAACTGATCCATTGATCTGCACGGCCGAAAATCTGGCAACAGAATTTAAGATCAGTCGCGAAGACCAGGATCGTTTTGCACACAACAGTCAGCTGAAAACGGCCGAAGCGCAAAAGAATGGAGCACTTGCCCATGAGATAATTCCGGTTTCTGTTCCGCAAAAAAAAGGAGACCCGGTAATCTTTGAAAAGGATGAACACCCCAGGCTGACCTCGCTTGAAAAACTGGCGTCATTAAATCCGGTTTATGGCCCGGGAACAACGGTAACAGCAGGTAACGCCTCGGGAATTAACGATGGTGCGGCGGCTGTAATTGTAGCATCGGAAGCTGCAGTTAAGAAGTTTAATCTAACTCCGAAGGCCAGAATTTTGGGTACTCAGGCTGCCGGTGTGCCACCACGAACCATGGGAATTGGCCCGGTACCGGCTACCAATAAACTTTTAAAACGACTGGGAATGAGTCTGGACCAGATGGACATCATTGAATTGAACGAAGCATTCGCAGCACAATCGCTGGCCTGTATTCGTGAGTTTGGAATGGCAGACGATGATCCGCGATTGAATCCACTAGGCGGAGCAATTGCACTAGGCCATCCGTTGGGAATGTCGGGAGCGCGTTTGGTTACCACAGCAATTTATCAGTTGCAAAAATCAAACTCAACATTCGCCCTTTGCACTATGTGTGTTGGCGTTGGGCAAGGAGTTTCAATGGTATTGGAAAAGTTTTAGATTGCTTCACCTCCTAAGTCGGTTCGCAATGACGGATTGAGCAGCATCACCCCTCCCGGAGAAAACGTCATTGCGAGGGAGGAGGCAAGACGACTGAAGCAATCTTGAAAATTGATTAAGATTATTATAAACAACATAAAATAAGTACAATGAAAATTGATATCTCAAAAGAATTAAAACAGGTAGGAATCAGTGAAGTAAATAATGGTGTTTGCACCGGAACTGAATGGAAAACAACGTCCGGTGCAGTGGTTGAATCGTTTTCGCCATCGGACGGGGAATTGATTGCAAGCGTTAATCAGGCCACTGCTGCCGACTACCACGAAGTGGTGGAAAAAGCAAAAGACGCTTTTAAAGTGTGGCGAATGGTGCCGGCTCCAAAACGTGGCGAGATCGTGCGCCAGATCGGTCTGGAACTTCGAAAATATAAAGAGCCGCTTGGAAAGCTTGTTTCATACGAAATGGGTAAAATTTACCAGGAAGGTTTGGGCGAAGTGCAGGAAATGATCGATATCTGCGATTTTGCAGTTGGTCAGTCGCGTCAGTTGTATGGTTTTACCATGCATTCGGAACGCGAAAAACACCGCATGTACGACCAGTATCATCCACTTGGAATTGTGGGGGTGGTTTCGGCCTTTAACTTCCCGGTTGCCGTTTGGGCCTGGAATGCTATGATCGCCTTGGTGGCCGGCGATGTAGTAATCTGGAAACCTTCATCAAAAGTATTTTTGTGTGCTATTGCAGTGCACAACATCGTTGCAAAAGTTTTAAAAGAAAATGCTATTCCTGAAGGGGTTTTGAATCTGGTAGCAGCTGGTTCGCGCGAATTAGGCGACGAGTTTTTCAGTGACAAAAATATTCCGTTGGTATCGTTTACCGGTTCAACAAAAATTGGTAAAAAGGTTGGCGGTCTTGTCGGTCAGCGTTTGGGAAAAACCATTTTGGAGCTTGGCGGAAACAATGCCATAATTATCACTCCTGAAGCCGATCTTGAAATGGCGCTTCGTGCAGTTGTTTTTGGCGCGGTGGGAACTTGCGGTCAGCGTTGTACTTCCACGCGCCGCATTATCGTTCACGATTCGGTTTATGAAGATTTTAAAAACCGTTTGATCGCCATTTACGAGCAGTTACCCATTGGTCATGCCCTGGATGAAAAAACACTGGTTGGCCCGCTGGTTGATCGTTGGGCTGTTGATACTTATCTCACAGCCATCGAAAAGGTAAAAGCACAAGGCGGAAAACTGTTGATCGGTGGAGAAGTGTTAACGGGAGAAGGATATGAATCAGGTTGTTTTGTTACTCCAGGTATCGCCGAGGTAGAAAATCATTTCGAAATCGTTCAGGATGAAACTTTTGCGCCATTGCTTTATATGATACGTTATTCGGAACTGGATGAGGCAATTCGTTTACACAACGATGTGCCGCAAGGTTTGTCATCAGCAATTTTTTCAACACACATGTTGGAAACCGAAAAATTCCTGTCGCATGAAGGATCGGATTGCGGAATTGCCAATGTAAATATTGGAACTTCGGGTGCGGAAATAGGCGGCGCTTTTGGAGGCGAGAAAGAAACGGGTGGTGGTCGCGAGTCGGGTTCCGATGCCTGGAAAGCCTACATGCGACGCCAGACCAACACAATAAATTACAGTACAGAGCTTCCGTTGGCTCAGGGAATTGAGTTTAATGTTTAAGGAGGAAGTACGAATCCCTGAAGTTCGAAGATATTCATCGGATGACTTGAAGTCATCCGATGAATAAATAACAGGGCTCGCAGTTAATAGCTAAAAAATATGAAAAACATATTAATTTTTGGAGCGGGTAGGTCGAGCGTATTTTTGCTCACCTACCTGGCAGAACGTGCATCAAAATATCATTGGCACATAAAAGTTGTTGATGCCGAAGAAAGCGAATTGGCAAAATCGTTAAAACTGGCTTTTTCCATTTTAAATGTGCGGGATGAATTTGCCCGTGATCAGGAGGTTCGCGAAGCAGACCTGGTAATTTCGATGTTGCCGGCACGCTTTCATAAACTGGTGATGCAATCTTGCCTGAAATATTCGAAAAGCCTGTTTACCGCTTCGTACGAAAGTAAAGAGATACAACAGGTTGAAGAGGACGTGAAAAGTAAAGGCTTGTTGTTTTTAAACGAGTGCGGATTGGATCCTGGTTTGGATCACATGTCAGCCATGCGCGTGATCAACCAGATTAAAAAGGAAGGCCATCAGTTGGAAGCTTTTGAGTCGTTTACGGGTGGTTTGGTAGCACCCGAATCGGATGATAACCCGTGGCACTACAAGTTTAGCTGGAATCCGCGAAATGTGGTGTTGGCAGGGCAGGGCGGACCTGCACAATTTATTCAGAAAGGAAAAGTGAAATACATTCCATATAACCGATTATTTCGCAGAACTGAGTTGATTGAAATTGATGATTATGGCTGGTTTGAAGGTTATGCCAACCGCGATTCGTTGAGTTATATCGATAAATATGGATTGCAGGAAGTACCCACTGTTTTCCGGGGTACTTTACGTCGTCCGGGCTTTTGTAAGGCGTGGAATGTGTTTGTGCAATTGGGAGCTACCAGCGACGATCACTACATCGACAATGTGGAAGACATGACTTACCGCGAGTTTATCAACTCCTTTTTGTATTACCATCCTGCAACTGTCGATCTGAAACTGTATCATTCGATGCAAATTCCTATGGATTCGGAGATCATCCCGAAGCTTGAGTGGTTGGGAATCTTTGATAACCGAAAAATTGGCTTAAAACGTGCAACGCCTGCCCAGGTAATGGAAAAGCTGCTTTCGGAAAAATGGCAGTTAATGCCCGAAGATAAAGACATGATCGTGATGTGGCACAAGTTTGAATACCTCGATCGCGACACTAAAGAAAAAGTGGAGAAGAACAGCTCGTTGGTGGTAATTGGCGAGTCGGGAGAGAAAACAGCCATGGCAAAAACCGTTGGTTTACCGCTCGCAGTTGCAGCCAAATTATTTCTAACCGATAAACTCAACCATCGTGGAATCTATATACCAACGCATCCCGATATTTATGAACCGATTTTGGATGAACTGGAAAGTTTTGGTATCAAATTCACCGAAAAAGAGAAAAGGTTGGTAGGACAGGACGATACTTTGTAAGGAGAAAGAATTTTCTCTTATTTTATCAATCTGAGTACGGATAAAACGGCACAGTGGTCGGAAGCAATTTCATCGCAAATAACTTTTGTTTCCACTACTTGCCATCTGGCGGCGGGCCTGAAAAATATGTAATCGATCTTTATTTCAGGATCATTGGATGGATAAGTTAAGGCGCCTTTTTTGTCGCTCGCAGTCCAGTATTTTTTTAGAATTGAGATTGGCTCACTATTCGGTGTTGCATTTAAATCGCCGGCTAAAATTGCGGGGTATTTGCATGAGGTAAAAGTTTGATTGATCGTTTTTACCTGGTCGATTCGGTCGCTGCTGTTTTCCTGGTGCTCCAAATGAGTCCCTATAAAACTGATTGTATCTCCCGATTCCAGTTGCACCAATACCTGAAGTGCTGCCCGCGGTTCATTTTTTGGGGAATGGGGAAGTGCTACATTGCGGCTTGATAAAATGGGCATTTTTGTCAAAATTCCTTCTCCGTATCCGCCGCCATCATAAGGCATGGCAATACCAAATAACGGAGCCATTTTAGTTCGCCAGCCCAGCTCGGTAACCAGGTCGTATTTTTTTGCGCGGTTGGTTTTAAAGTCAACTTCCTGTAAGGCAACCAGGTCGGGATTTGTGTTCTGAATTACCGATGCGATCTTATCCAAATCAAAATCGCCTTTGGTAGTTGCACCGTGCAAAATATTGAAGGTTAAAACGCGAACCGTTATTTCTTCATCAAAAGAATTTTGTGCAGTAAGTACGTTGAGTGTTAAAACAAGAGTAAGTATAGAAAGTACCAGTTTAGTCATTTTTATCGATCTTAAATTAAAGGGATGAAGGTAGAGATTAAATTTTTGAAATTCCATTTTTCAGTTAACTTTGATTTCAAACAAACTATACCTAAAATGATGACCAAAAAAATCAACTTTACCGCATTTGTTTTTCTTCTTTTTGTTTTTGTATCGTGCCAGAATGTGCAACAAAACTGGACCCATTTTCGTGGTTCGAATATGGATGGACACGCCAATGTGGAAACTGCTCCGTTGCATTGGAGCGACACTGAGAATGTAGTTTGGAAAGTGCCCGTAAAAGGATTGGGATGGTCGTCGCCGGTGGTTTATGATGACCGGGTTTGGGTGACTTCGGCCGAAAAAGACGGCCACGAATTTTACCTGTTTTGTTTTGATTTGGAAACCGGTAAATTGCTAAATGAGCAAACAATATTTACCGCAGAAGATCCGCAGCGGATTCATGGAACCAACTCGTACGCCACGCCAACTCCGTGTGTTGATGAAGGACATGTTTATGTGCATTACGGAAGTTTTGGAACAGCCTGTGTCGATACCAAAAATTTTGAAGTGATCTGGAAACGCGACGATATGCCATGCGATCACATGCAGGGACCTGCTTCATCGCCAATTCTTTATAAGGATAAATTGATTGTACATTTGGAAGGTACCGTAGATCCATACGTAATTGCGCTTGATAAGAAAACAGGTGAAACGATATGGAAAAGTGTGCGCCCAAAAGAAATTTATGATACCCTGGAACCGGTTTACCGGAAATCGTACCAAACGCCAATTGTAATTACTGTGAACAACCGGGATTTGCTAATCAGTAATTCGGCTTACATGTGTTTTGCGCACGATGTTACTACCGGCGAGGTAGTTTGGTCGTTTAAATATGGTTACGATTCAACTGTAAGTCAGCCTTTGTTTTACAACGGCCTGGTGTTTGTAAATTCCGGCTGGATTTTTCTAGACGGCGTACCGTATTTTACCCGACAGTATGCCATCGATCCAACAGGAGAAGGCGATGTAACCGAAACACACCAGGTGTGGATGTACGAAGATGAAGTGCCGCAAATTCCAACTCCGGTAATTGTTGACGGGAAAATGTATATGGTTCACGACCGCGGAATGGTAACTTGTCTGGATGCAATGACCGGCGAAGTGATCTGGAAAGAAAAACTCAGAGGCAATTTTAATTCCTCGCCCATTTATGCCGGCGGAAATATCTACTTCATCAATGTAAAAGGATTTTGTACGATCATTAAACCGGGCGACTCATTTCAGAAAGTTGCTGAAAACGATATTGGTGAAACCGTTAAAGCAGTTCCGGTATTTGTTGGCAATAAAATGCTTTTACGATCACAAAATCACCTTTTTGTATTTAAATAAAAGATTTTTCTATAATAAAGGCTTTCGAACTGGCCCGAAATAAGGGTTAATTACTTCGTACTGTTGAAAAATACAACACCTGTTGAATAATTCAGCAGTCGCATAACGTGCACTGAATCAGTGTGAAAGATCATTCGATTAAAATAGCTGTTTAAAAATTCAACACTTTATTTTGTTAAAAATATTACAAATCAGCGCGTAATAATCTAATAATTAGGCTGTTGTGGTGATTGGTGTCAAAGTTGCTTTAAACGTTTTTAGCTGGAATAGAATTCGAAAATGGATTCAAAGCCTGTAATAAAAACGATAAAATTATTTCAACAATGAGAACCAGGATTTTAACGACCGTGGCGCTGCTCCTGCTAATTATTGGCGGTGCAAGAAGCCAAAATGCCGGAAATCCGGCGATGAATGAGCAAGTAAAGATTCTTACAACACCGGAAATGCGAAACCTTACTGAGGTATGGTTAGCAACATACCGGCAAACAAACACCGATTTTAACTTTGAACTAACTCCCGTCAGCCGTGCTGAGATTAAAAGCAAAATTGAAGAAGGCCACTCGATTGGAATTGTTCTGCAACAAGCTGATGCATCATCAAATTTTGGTGAAATGTGGCAGCTAACGCTTGGACGCGAAGTCATTGTTACTGTTTTTAATAACGCAAATCCATTGGCGATAGAGTTGGCTGAAACAGGTGTTTCTGCCAATGAACTGGCTACAGTTTTTCAAAATAAAGACAAAAACTGGGGCGCATTCGCAGACAATGAAAATGGACAACCTGTTAATTTTTATGTGTTGGATGAACCGGAAATTAAACTGTCAGTAGCAAAATTTCTTGAAGTCGATCCTG
This genomic interval carries:
- a CDS encoding saccharopine dehydrogenase C-terminal domain-containing protein is translated as MKNILIFGAGRSSVFLLTYLAERASKYHWHIKVVDAEESELAKSLKLAFSILNVRDEFARDQEVREADLVISMLPARFHKLVMQSCLKYSKSLFTASYESKEIQQVEEDVKSKGLLFLNECGLDPGLDHMSAMRVINQIKKEGHQLEAFESFTGGLVAPESDDNPWHYKFSWNPRNVVLAGQGGPAQFIQKGKVKYIPYNRLFRRTELIEIDDYGWFEGYANRDSLSYIDKYGLQEVPTVFRGTLRRPGFCKAWNVFVQLGATSDDHYIDNVEDMTYREFINSFLYYHPATVDLKLYHSMQIPMDSEIIPKLEWLGIFDNRKIGLKRATPAQVMEKLLSEKWQLMPEDKDMIVMWHKFEYLDRDTKEKVEKNSSLVVIGESGEKTAMAKTVGLPLAVAAKLFLTDKLNHRGIYIPTHPDIYEPILDELESFGIKFTEKEKRLVGQDDTL
- a CDS encoding aldehyde dehydrogenase family protein, encoding MKIDISKELKQVGISEVNNGVCTGTEWKTTSGAVVESFSPSDGELIASVNQATAADYHEVVEKAKDAFKVWRMVPAPKRGEIVRQIGLELRKYKEPLGKLVSYEMGKIYQEGLGEVQEMIDICDFAVGQSRQLYGFTMHSEREKHRMYDQYHPLGIVGVVSAFNFPVAVWAWNAMIALVAGDVVIWKPSSKVFLCAIAVHNIVAKVLKENAIPEGVLNLVAAGSRELGDEFFSDKNIPLVSFTGSTKIGKKVGGLVGQRLGKTILELGGNNAIIITPEADLEMALRAVVFGAVGTCGQRCTSTRRIIVHDSVYEDFKNRLIAIYEQLPIGHALDEKTLVGPLVDRWAVDTYLTAIEKVKAQGGKLLIGGEVLTGEGYESGCFVTPGIAEVENHFEIVQDETFAPLLYMIRYSELDEAIRLHNDVPQGLSSAIFSTHMLETEKFLSHEGSDCGIANVNIGTSGAEIGGAFGGEKETGGGRESGSDAWKAYMRRQTNTINYSTELPLAQGIEFNV
- a CDS encoding aspartate aminotransferase family protein → MDKKENSEEIYNKARQVISGGVSRNTVFRMPYPNYANSASGCYITDIDGTVRTDFANNMAALIHGHSFPPIIDAVIEQLKKGTAYTLASEIEVAFATHLIERVQSFERIRFMNSGTEAVMAMIKASRAFTGRPKIAKAEGAYHGTYDFAEVSQMADPSNWGKEDQPSSVPLAHGTPPCVTKDVVIYPYNNIERTLNILDKHAEDIACVIVDPVPHRVGLVPGNNDFIEALYAWTRKNEALLVFDEVVTFRVNYGGAQENYSVKPDLTSLGKIIGGGFPVGAVAGRADVMQVFDPHEKNLLLPYSGTFSANPITMTAGYQAMKYYDEEAVRQLNLLADVAVKQIREVIKLADVPVAVTGAGSMFRMHLRPYPPTTYREAYLDKEGKKLINELLDYMYYKENTLMINTFSCMLSTVMTRKEIDQLTEGLFRAFKAFKPKIEKLNND
- the pcaF gene encoding 3-oxoadipyl-CoA thiolase; protein product: MNEVFICDAIRTPVGKYGGSLSAIRADDLAAIPIKTLLERNNQIDPTAFDDVIMGCANQAGEDNRNVARMALLLAGMPESVPGVTVNRLCSSGMEAIGMAARAIKAGEAELMIAGGAENMSRSPLVMPKATQAFSRDAEIYDSTIGWRFVNNKFQEKYGTDPLICTAENLATEFKISREDQDRFAHNSQLKTAEAQKNGALAHEIIPVSVPQKKGDPVIFEKDEHPRLTSLEKLASLNPVYGPGTTVTAGNASGINDGAAAVIVASEAAVKKFNLTPKARILGTQAAGVPPRTMGIGPVPATNKLLKRLGMSLDQMDIIELNEAFAAQSLACIREFGMADDDPRLNPLGGAIALGHPLGMSGARLVTTAIYQLQKSNSTFALCTMCVGVGQGVSMVLEKF
- a CDS encoding endonuclease/exonuclease/phosphatase family protein; translated protein: MTKLVLSILTLVLTLNVLTAQNSFDEEITVRVLTFNILHGATTKGDFDLDKIASVIQNTNPDLVALQEVDFKTNRAKKYDLVTELGWRTKMAPLFGIAMPYDGGGYGEGILTKMPILSSRNVALPHSPKNEPRAALQVLVQLESGDTISFIGTHLEHQENSSDRIDQVKTINQTFTSCKYPAILAGDLNATPNSEPISILKKYWTASDKKGALTYPSNDPEIKIDYIFFRPAARWQVVETKVICDEIASDHCAVLSVLRLIK
- a CDS encoding PQQ-binding-like beta-propeller repeat protein, translating into MMTKKINFTAFVFLLFVFVSCQNVQQNWTHFRGSNMDGHANVETAPLHWSDTENVVWKVPVKGLGWSSPVVYDDRVWVTSAEKDGHEFYLFCFDLETGKLLNEQTIFTAEDPQRIHGTNSYATPTPCVDEGHVYVHYGSFGTACVDTKNFEVIWKRDDMPCDHMQGPASSPILYKDKLIVHLEGTVDPYVIALDKKTGETIWKSVRPKEIYDTLEPVYRKSYQTPIVITVNNRDLLISNSAYMCFAHDVTTGEVVWSFKYGYDSTVSQPLFYNGLVFVNSGWIFLDGVPYFTRQYAIDPTGEGDVTETHQVWMYEDEVPQIPTPVIVDGKMYMVHDRGMVTCLDAMTGEVIWKEKLRGNFNSSPIYAGGNIYFINVKGFCTIIKPGDSFQKVAENDIGETVKAVPVFVGNKMLLRSQNHLFVFK